A single genomic interval of Halalkalibaculum roseum harbors:
- a CDS encoding alpha/beta fold hydrolase: MFGSSKYPAYTNNGYKFLKISNQRSSRPPLVLLHGMFGGHSNFDPLVKRLDDQTIFVPLIPLYSLDKEELSIPMLSDWLHKFCRDCEIERPVLLGNSMGGHVALEYSRVFTDDVTGLVLAGSSGLFENDFGSTNPKRNDRNYIRKRAALTFYEDIVTEELVDEIMEVTQSPQKLPKLLKIARSTHKYNMESMLKDINLPVLLIWGKNDQVTPPRVAEQFFKKLPDVRLKWIEKCGHAPMMERPDEFVEHLKPFLQQLEYTKANKKNKQNYEGNYSHK; the protein is encoded by the coding sequence ATGTTTGGAAGCAGTAAGTATCCAGCCTACACCAATAACGGATATAAGTTCCTAAAAATTTCAAATCAAAGAAGTTCACGTCCGCCACTGGTGTTATTACACGGCATGTTCGGAGGTCACAGCAATTTTGATCCCTTAGTAAAAAGACTGGATGATCAAACAATATTTGTACCGTTAATTCCACTTTACAGTTTGGATAAAGAAGAGCTATCCATTCCTATGCTGTCAGATTGGCTGCATAAGTTTTGCCGGGATTGTGAGATTGAACGGCCCGTTTTACTGGGAAATTCGATGGGCGGGCACGTGGCCCTGGAATACAGCAGGGTGTTTACCGATGATGTTACCGGTCTTGTATTAGCAGGCAGTTCCGGGCTTTTTGAAAATGATTTCGGTTCAACCAACCCGAAAAGGAATGACAGGAATTATATTCGTAAAAGGGCCGCTTTAACATTCTATGAGGACATTGTCACCGAAGAGTTGGTTGATGAAATTATGGAAGTAACCCAGTCTCCACAGAAACTTCCCAAGCTGTTGAAGATTGCCCGTTCTACTCATAAGTACAATATGGAATCGATGCTTAAAGATATTAATCTGCCGGTTTTACTTATCTGGGGGAAGAACGATCAGGTTACACCGCCACGGGTTGCCGAACAATTTTTCAAAAAGTTACCGGATGTCCGATTGAAATGGATTGAGAAATGCGGTCATGCCCCCATGATGGAGCGTCCGGATGAATTTGTAGAGCATTTAAAGCCTTTTTTACAACAACTGGAATACACAAAAGCGAATAAAAAGAACAAGCAAAATTATGAAGGAAATTATTCACACAAGTGA
- a CDS encoding RidA family protein → MKEIIHTSDAPEAIGPYSQAVTHAGVVYCSGQIGLVPETMEFAGDDVESQAKQVMKNLKAVLEEAGSSFDNVIKCSIFLADMSDFSTVNEIYGSYFGDNPPARETVAVKTLPKSCKVEISCIAHT, encoded by the coding sequence ATGAAGGAAATTATTCACACAAGTGATGCACCCGAAGCCATTGGACCTTATAGCCAGGCTGTGACCCATGCCGGAGTGGTCTATTGTTCCGGTCAAATAGGACTCGTGCCGGAAACCATGGAGTTCGCCGGAGATGATGTTGAGAGTCAGGCCAAACAGGTTATGAAGAACCTTAAAGCGGTTCTTGAGGAAGCGGGTTCTTCATTTGACAACGTTATCAAATGCAGCATCTTTTTAGCGGATATGTCCGATTTCAGTACCGTAAATGAAATTTACGGGTCTTATTTTGGAGATAATCCGCCCGCCCGCGAAACCGTTGCAGTTAAAACTTTACCTAAAAGCTGTAAGGTTGAAATAAGTTGTATAGCGCACACTTAG
- a CDS encoding M23 family metallopeptidase has product MSVSSTYRSFLFILCVIFPVTLFGQDSQPFSPDGATYIWPTNAGEYLTSTFGETRSAHFHSALDLKTWGKKGYEIYATRDAVLHRIAIGPTGYGKVLYLKHDDGSYSVYAHLLRFEEKIQQIADSIRFRDHRFEIDENVEDMNYRIKQGDVIALSGASGIGPPHLHFELRTPDHRPFNPLLTNLKVEDTIPPEFSNLSVEPLSMESEIEGSNRIFTKRVRKNGGNMYSFGTVDVSGPIGLGVDVFDQADDVYNAYAVYELKMFVDDELVFHSKVDSFSYAETNQMFVDRVYPILNDKRAGYQRLYIADGNTLPFYKTSGNKGKLDLAEGTHSIRIIADDYFGNSSEATLRLRVNPVGEQSRDFSTTAVSSKFDSTELNAENWTWFENWVNIPDNDIQGLTFAELSIDEDPGNYTLYGNRHGMRLKLNPARDIFFRTSAVDHFIARQVTPHHFSIVPSTTDKSFAAFQPETFYDTLSVGLRVKKFRSDSTLVQVYPFNHPIKQGYKLALEIDSVQMTNTKLGLYKYERRREKLSYINTKIQQNYMVAQPEELGSFYILEDNESPELMNPRIIKRVDGQWLIYLTIRDNLSGLDYNRSTFSVNGTKGIAEYEPEDNRLVYYHPEFEPSDENNLKVTVYDMEGNKTEKSYSLPFETEK; this is encoded by the coding sequence ATGTCCGTATCATCAACATATCGATCATTCCTATTTATACTTTGCGTAATATTTCCGGTGACCCTCTTTGGCCAAGACAGTCAACCTTTTTCTCCTGACGGTGCAACCTATATTTGGCCAACCAATGCCGGAGAATATTTGACCTCCACCTTCGGAGAGACCCGTTCGGCTCACTTTCACTCCGCTCTTGATCTGAAAACCTGGGGAAAAAAGGGGTATGAGATTTACGCTACAAGGGACGCCGTCCTACATCGTATTGCTATCGGACCGACCGGTTATGGTAAAGTACTTTATCTAAAACATGACGACGGTTCCTATTCGGTATACGCACACTTGCTGAGATTTGAGGAGAAAATTCAACAAATTGCTGATTCAATTCGATTCCGTGATCACCGTTTTGAGATCGATGAAAATGTTGAGGATATGAACTACCGTATCAAGCAGGGAGATGTGATAGCTTTGAGCGGTGCTTCGGGAATCGGCCCACCCCACCTTCATTTTGAACTGAGAACGCCTGACCACCGGCCATTCAACCCGCTGCTCACAAATTTAAAAGTAGAAGACACTATTCCTCCGGAATTTTCAAACTTGTCGGTGGAACCGCTATCGATGGAGTCCGAAATTGAAGGATCGAATCGCATTTTTACTAAAAGAGTGCGCAAAAACGGCGGTAACATGTACTCTTTTGGAACGGTCGATGTCAGCGGTCCCATAGGTCTTGGTGTTGATGTGTTCGATCAGGCCGATGATGTTTACAATGCCTATGCCGTTTATGAATTGAAAATGTTTGTAGATGACGAGCTTGTGTTTCATTCTAAAGTGGACAGCTTTTCTTATGCCGAGACCAATCAGATGTTTGTTGACAGGGTCTACCCTATTCTTAATGATAAAAGGGCCGGTTATCAGCGCCTCTATATTGCCGATGGAAATACCTTGCCGTTTTACAAAACATCCGGTAATAAAGGTAAGCTTGATTTAGCGGAGGGAACACACAGCATTAGAATTATTGCCGATGATTATTTTGGCAATAGCAGTGAAGCGACCCTTAGGTTGCGTGTTAATCCTGTTGGAGAGCAGTCGCGAGATTTTTCCACGACAGCCGTTTCCAGTAAATTTGATTCTACTGAATTGAATGCCGAAAATTGGACGTGGTTCGAAAACTGGGTAAATATTCCCGATAATGATATTCAGGGACTTACTTTTGCCGAATTAAGTATAGATGAAGATCCCGGCAATTATACGCTATATGGAAACAGACACGGAATGCGGCTGAAACTGAATCCTGCCAGGGATATCTTTTTTCGAACTTCAGCCGTTGATCACTTTATTGCACGACAAGTAACTCCACATCATTTCTCGATCGTACCATCCACAACCGACAAAAGCTTTGCTGCTTTCCAGCCGGAGACCTTCTACGATACACTGTCAGTTGGTTTGCGAGTCAAGAAGTTTCGTTCCGACTCTACCCTTGTTCAGGTTTATCCCTTTAACCATCCAATCAAACAAGGTTATAAACTGGCTCTCGAAATTGATTCGGTTCAGATGACTAATACAAAGCTTGGTTTATACAAGTATGAGCGGCGAAGGGAAAAACTCAGTTATATTAACACTAAGATTCAGCAAAACTACATGGTAGCTCAGCCTGAAGAGCTGGGTAGTTTCTATATTCTTGAGGACAATGAGTCTCCCGAATTGATGAATCCCAGAATCATTAAGCGGGTTGACGGACAATGGCTAATTTATCTTACCATTCGAGACAATTTATCGGGACTCGATTACAATCGTAGTACTTTTTCGGTGAATGGCACCAAAGGAATAGCAGAATATGAACCGGAAGACAATCGCCTGGTGTATTATCATCCCGAATTTGAGCCTTCAGACGAAAACAACCTGAAGGTTACCGTGTATGATATGGAGGGTAATAAAACGGAAAAGAGTTATAGCCTTCCTTTCGAAACAGAAAAATAA
- a CDS encoding fumarylacetoacetate hydrolase family protein: protein MSKKPIPGLDPELSVNSIFCIGRNYAKHAKELKNVVPDQPMVFLKPVSALIFEGDSIVIPEQSKEVHHEVELVVAIGKTGKNIPESKAINYIRGYGIGIDVTARDIQQKAKEKSHPWSVAKGFDTFAPLSHFVKTSAIDDPQQLDLQIEVNGEIRQQGNTRDMIFPVKTLISYLSTIFTLSPGDLIFTGTPEGVSPIKSGDKIKATLGDHLAELNVSVSE, encoded by the coding sequence ATGAGTAAGAAACCAATACCCGGCCTGGACCCTGAGCTATCGGTTAACTCCATTTTTTGTATCGGGCGAAATTATGCCAAACACGCCAAGGAGTTGAAGAATGTTGTTCCTGATCAACCCATGGTGTTTCTTAAACCGGTTAGCGCCTTAATTTTTGAAGGGGATTCCATCGTTATTCCCGAGCAGAGTAAGGAAGTACATCACGAAGTTGAGCTGGTAGTTGCTATCGGCAAGACTGGCAAAAACATCCCTGAATCAAAGGCTATTAATTATATCAGGGGATATGGGATCGGTATTGATGTAACTGCCAGGGACATTCAGCAGAAAGCAAAAGAAAAATCACATCCCTGGAGTGTCGCAAAAGGGTTCGATACCTTCGCTCCCCTAAGTCATTTTGTCAAAACTTCAGCAATTGACGACCCGCAGCAGCTGGATCTGCAAATAGAAGTAAACGGAGAAATTCGACAGCAAGGAAATACCCGAGATATGATTTTTCCGGTCAAAACTTTAATTTCTTATCTGTCAACCATATTTACTTTGAGTCCCGGTGATCTGATATTTACCGGTACACCTGAAGGAGTTTCTCCAATAAAATCAGGAGACAAAATTAAAGCTACTTTGGGAGATCATCTTGCTGAACTAAATGTCTCGGTATCTGAATAG
- the rpmA gene encoding 50S ribosomal protein L27, translating into MAHKKGQGSTKNGRDSISKRLGVKKYGGEVVRAGNIIVRQRGTKFHPGENVGRGKDDTLFAKADGQVMFNVRSGGRKFVSVEPQ; encoded by the coding sequence ATGGCACATAAGAAAGGACAAGGTTCTACAAAAAACGGTCGCGATTCGATTTCCAAGCGACTTGGCGTAAAAAAATACGGCGGAGAAGTAGTTCGTGCAGGCAACATTATCGTTCGCCAGCGGGGAACTAAATTCCATCCCGGCGAAAATGTGGGACGTGGAAAAGATGACACGCTGTTTGCTAAAGCCGACGGCCAGGTTATGTTTAACGTCCGTTCAGGCGGTCGTAAGTTCGTTAGCGTCGAACCCCAATAG
- the rplU gene encoding 50S ribosomal protein L21, protein MYAVVKIGGHQYRVSEGDVLFVDKQNEEPGNKLTFDHVLLINDGNGGVTVGKPTVEGASVEAELLDNVKADKVIVFKKKRRKGYQVKNGHRQPMSQIEIGSISASGSTKKSKKKAEAKTSEAPKKKDEKETKKASAPDKVSTDMNAKEAIEYINNTPLAELKGFVPEDEDRVTVQRAWDSKQEEE, encoded by the coding sequence ATGTACGCAGTAGTAAAAATTGGCGGACACCAATATCGCGTTTCAGAAGGCGATGTCCTCTTTGTTGACAAACAAAATGAAGAACCCGGTAACAAGCTTACCTTTGATCATGTTTTACTTATCAACGACGGAAACGGTGGCGTTACCGTTGGCAAGCCTACTGTTGAAGGAGCGTCTGTGGAAGCAGAATTGCTCGACAATGTCAAGGCTGATAAGGTTATCGTCTTTAAAAAGAAGCGTCGTAAAGGCTATCAAGTCAAAAATGGCCACCGGCAGCCGATGTCACAGATTGAAATCGGAAGTATTTCAGCCAGCGGCAGCACCAAGAAGTCTAAGAAGAAAGCAGAAGCCAAGACTTCCGAGGCTCCTAAGAAGAAAGATGAAAAAGAAACGAAAAAGGCTTCAGCCCCGGATAAGGTTTCTACCGATATGAATGCGAAAGAAGCTATTGAGTACATCAATAATACTCCACTAGCGGAGTTGAAAGGTTTTGTACCCGAGGATGAAGATCGCGTGACAGTACAGCGCGCATGGGACAGTAAGCAAGAAGAAGAATAA
- a CDS encoding peptidylprolyl isomerase, with product MKQGIIVYFVMGLLVIMFLYSQFIDEEKPDAYSGEPITDSLVVNTYPSLYEHINNRDAEGIAGFLDHSSQEVRQQAWRALASTPIDSLDNYIRLALDSKSELPWFTLSMHELSTEQLRALEVYWLEQPEKRAGISLVLGRQGDETTLNFLIDQLEEAAETDYEPDYALAVGRLMVDYRVENNEHTKIIQRAFLSDDSELIRPYLYGYYRGNAQNLSVQNRDSLYSNWKEYGLGNSDEVDQYIVRLLGGDVFYEITLYQNSENELDLNIQLAIELSQAIGDLELTDRNILAIRILLMHENHHVAAEALKSLDGKLAEGDNLFRFITSEIVADTLSQPYVWLQALKTTAPLDTGLIAEYDKRLEHISNENPYLLTQALSIRMLSDTPEVFISRVAEIVKGDNSLKTLYAINALSTFWSRLQMDQKDKDIVADVRNIVFQALELKHRGVAYACGALLADESLFDESHFSQINQALNSFSLPEDIEVYQAFGGFYKERFEEQAKQVIDSLAALDYAPLNRSLRSSGWEVPVPETSGEQFRTPDWQRLWEIGKDPVWTLHTEKGIIRVRMNTLVAPATVSAIDSLTMAGAYDGIPFHRVVPNFVIQGGDIESQDGFGGPDYILPTEASELEYRRGAVGIASAGTDTEGSQYFIMHQWKPHLNGGYTLFGHVIEGMDVVDRIIPGDTVQQVYWE from the coding sequence ATGAAGCAAGGGATCATCGTATATTTTGTAATGGGGCTGCTGGTAATCATGTTTTTGTATTCCCAGTTTATAGATGAAGAAAAGCCGGATGCTTACAGCGGCGAGCCGATTACCGACTCATTGGTCGTTAATACCTATCCAAGCTTATACGAACACATCAACAACCGAGACGCGGAAGGAATAGCAGGTTTTCTTGACCATTCCTCCCAAGAAGTACGTCAGCAGGCCTGGCGAGCTCTCGCAAGTACTCCTATAGATTCATTGGATAACTATATCCGATTGGCCCTTGATAGCAAATCCGAACTCCCCTGGTTTACCTTAAGCATGCATGAGCTAAGCACAGAGCAGTTGAGAGCATTGGAGGTCTACTGGTTGGAGCAACCGGAGAAAAGAGCCGGAATCAGCTTGGTCCTCGGCAGGCAGGGTGATGAAACCACGCTAAATTTTTTAATCGACCAGTTAGAAGAAGCTGCGGAAACAGATTACGAACCGGACTATGCACTCGCTGTAGGGAGGCTGATGGTTGACTACCGAGTTGAGAATAATGAGCATACCAAAATTATTCAGCGGGCATTTCTTTCTGACGATTCGGAGCTCATACGGCCTTATCTTTACGGATACTATCGTGGGAATGCCCAGAACCTTTCGGTTCAGAATCGGGACTCACTTTACAGCAATTGGAAAGAGTACGGTTTGGGTAACAGCGACGAAGTGGACCAGTATATAGTCAGATTGCTGGGAGGAGATGTTTTTTATGAAATCACCCTATACCAGAATTCAGAGAATGAGCTGGACCTCAACATTCAGCTGGCGATTGAATTATCCCAAGCAATCGGGGATCTGGAGCTAACAGACCGTAATATATTAGCTATTCGCATCTTATTGATGCATGAGAATCACCATGTAGCCGCGGAGGCTTTGAAGAGCCTCGATGGGAAGCTAGCAGAAGGAGACAACCTGTTTCGTTTCATTACTTCAGAAATTGTAGCTGATACTTTATCTCAGCCGTATGTATGGCTGCAAGCGTTGAAAACAACCGCCCCGCTCGATACCGGTTTGATTGCCGAATACGATAAACGCCTGGAACACATATCCAATGAGAATCCCTATTTACTGACGCAGGCATTGAGTATTCGTATGCTTTCGGATACACCTGAAGTATTTATAAGTCGGGTTGCTGAAATAGTCAAAGGTGATAACTCACTTAAGACCTTATATGCTATTAATGCATTGAGCACATTCTGGAGCCGGCTGCAAATGGATCAAAAAGACAAGGATATTGTAGCTGATGTTAGAAACATCGTATTCCAGGCACTTGAATTGAAGCACCGCGGAGTGGCTTATGCCTGCGGAGCCTTACTTGCCGATGAGAGTTTGTTTGACGAAAGTCATTTTTCACAGATTAACCAAGCTCTAAATTCTTTCAGCCTGCCGGAAGATATTGAGGTCTACCAAGCCTTCGGAGGATTCTATAAGGAGCGATTTGAAGAGCAGGCTAAACAGGTTATAGATTCTCTGGCGGCTCTCGACTATGCCCCATTAAATCGATCCCTGCGAAGTTCCGGCTGGGAAGTTCCGGTTCCTGAAACTTCAGGAGAACAATTCAGAACACCCGACTGGCAGAGACTTTGGGAAATAGGCAAGGATCCTGTGTGGACGTTACATACCGAAAAGGGGATTATTAGAGTGCGAATGAATACGCTGGTAGCGCCGGCTACGGTTTCTGCCATAGATAGCTTGACAATGGCTGGAGCCTATGATGGTATTCCTTTTCACAGGGTCGTGCCAAACTTTGTGATTCAGGGCGGAGATATTGAAAGTCAGGACGGATTCGGCGGACCGGATTATATTTTACCAACAGAGGCCAGTGAGTTGGAGTACAGAAGGGGAGCGGTTGGTATTGCTAGTGCCGGTACCGATACCGAAGGCAGTCAGTATTTTATTATGCACCAGTGGAAACCACATCTGAATGGGGGATACACGTTATTTGGACATGTGATTGAAGGAATGGATGTGGTAGACCGGATCATTCCCGGTGATACTGTTCAGCAAGTCTATTGGGAATAA
- a CDS encoding TonB-dependent receptor, giving the protein MNIKLPHLPLFFGLILTILFISPTDGFSYINDSAEMQTRVAGTVVDTDNEPLPGVNVTVRGKIVGTSTDSDGNFQLTINQDPPLTLVFSIVGFQTQEVEITSANRTDLRITMEEQTIMGQDIVVSASRVEESILEAPVTIEKLDVLNIRNTATDDYYKALSNLKGVDMTTSSINFQIVNSRGFNSTGNTRMVQLIDGMDTQAPALNFPIGNLNGPNVLDVESMEFIPGAASALYGPNAFNGILLINSKDPFQYQGLSAMVKTGINHLDGNTNVGEPADPQSMYDAAFRYARAFNNKFAFKLNFAYSQADDWRGTQINTDKNDNLQGNLSVNPAFDGVHTYGDDGSFNIRLLAINPAIRQQLAAALTAQTGIPQSQTEQYVGSLPSQPVNRTGYAENFLVDYGAENLKVNTALHYRITDQVEASYTLNYGYGTSVYTGAQRYSLKNFNVTQHKLELNGDNFTIKGYGTFEDSGDSYIADFVGFSVNEQATPNSTWFGTYGTVFAGGLLQAAAQAQGGDPTYNAATVQAILSNPSLVSQFHMAARSTADANRFAPGSSQFNTAVENAQSDVIPNGALFDDSSKFYHAEGQYDFKNEIDFMSLQIGASFRQYQLRSNGTIFDDADGGVDINEWGAYLQASRALAEDRIKLTGSLRYDKNENFDGQFSPRISSVFTVAPNHNIRASFQTGFRNPTTQGQYIDLNVITARLLGGLPQFAEKYSITENAYTFGSVQNFTNDLLETGTPDISLLEPFTSFDRVKPEQIQAYEIGYKAIIAERLFFDAAYYYNIYNDFITQIRVRKASGPFTGDPVNDQAVIGSLLSGDFTNTYQIYTNNDNQVEAQGAVVGLNYTTPSGYRLGFNYNWNKLITDDLGTFQYDFNTPEHKINVTFGNRKLVDNFGFNISYRWQDEFRWESSFVNTDVAAVSTIDAQINYAIPQYNASIKLGGSNLTNEQYVLNGGGPELGAIYYVSLTFDQLFR; this is encoded by the coding sequence ATGAATATCAAATTACCGCATTTACCACTCTTTTTCGGTCTTATTCTAACAATCCTTTTTATATCACCAACTGATGGTTTCTCCTACATAAATGATTCGGCAGAGATGCAAACGCGTGTCGCCGGTACGGTTGTAGATACTGACAATGAACCCCTCCCCGGTGTTAATGTTACCGTAAGAGGAAAAATTGTCGGTACTTCTACTGATAGCGACGGTAATTTCCAGCTAACCATCAACCAGGATCCACCCCTGACGCTCGTATTCTCCATAGTTGGTTTCCAAACGCAAGAAGTGGAAATCACTTCCGCCAATAGAACCGATCTTAGAATCACCATGGAAGAGCAGACCATCATGGGTCAGGATATTGTTGTATCGGCCTCACGAGTTGAGGAAAGTATATTAGAAGCGCCGGTTACCATTGAGAAGCTGGATGTTTTAAATATCCGAAATACTGCTACCGATGATTATTACAAGGCACTTTCCAATTTGAAAGGCGTCGACATGACCACCAGCAGTATTAATTTTCAGATTGTAAATTCCCGGGGATTTAACTCTACAGGTAATACAAGAATGGTGCAGCTGATTGACGGTATGGATACCCAGGCTCCTGCTCTTAACTTCCCTATAGGTAACCTAAACGGACCGAATGTGCTGGATGTAGAAAGCATGGAGTTTATTCCCGGTGCCGCCTCTGCCCTCTACGGACCCAACGCTTTTAATGGTATTCTGCTCATTAACAGCAAGGACCCTTTCCAATACCAGGGACTTAGTGCCATGGTTAAAACAGGAATCAATCACTTAGATGGGAATACTAACGTCGGCGAACCTGCTGATCCCCAATCGATGTACGATGCCGCATTTCGTTATGCCCGGGCCTTCAATAACAAATTCGCCTTCAAGCTGAACTTTGCCTACTCGCAAGCAGATGACTGGAGAGGTACCCAGATAAACACTGACAAAAATGATAACCTGCAAGGAAACCTGTCGGTTAATCCTGCTTTTGACGGAGTGCATACCTACGGTGATGACGGCTCTTTTAACATCCGTTTACTTGCCATTAACCCTGCTATACGGCAACAACTGGCAGCAGCGCTAACTGCACAAACCGGCATTCCTCAGTCGCAAACAGAACAATACGTTGGCTCACTGCCTTCACAACCTGTCAACCGTACCGGGTATGCCGAAAACTTCCTGGTTGATTATGGTGCTGAAAATCTGAAGGTAAATACCGCCCTCCATTATAGAATTACCGACCAAGTGGAAGCCAGTTATACTTTGAACTACGGTTATGGTACTTCTGTATATACGGGCGCGCAGCGTTACAGCCTCAAGAATTTCAATGTCACCCAACACAAACTCGAATTGAATGGTGATAACTTTACCATCAAGGGCTACGGAACCTTTGAAGATTCCGGCGACTCATATATTGCTGATTTCGTTGGATTCTCTGTAAATGAGCAGGCCACTCCAAATAGCACTTGGTTCGGTACCTATGGAACCGTGTTTGCCGGTGGATTGCTACAGGCTGCAGCTCAGGCACAAGGCGGTGATCCAACCTACAATGCGGCAACCGTACAGGCTATCCTCAGCAACCCAAGCCTTGTTTCTCAATTCCATATGGCTGCAAGGAGTACCGCTGATGCCAATCGGTTTGCACCGGGCTCTTCTCAATTTAATACAGCGGTTGAAAATGCTCAGAGTGACGTGATACCCAACGGGGCACTTTTTGATGACAGTTCCAAGTTTTATCACGCCGAAGGCCAGTATGATTTCAAGAATGAAATTGATTTCATGAGCTTGCAAATCGGAGCCAGTTTCCGCCAGTACCAGCTTCGCTCAAACGGTACCATTTTTGACGATGCTGACGGTGGCGTTGACATCAATGAATGGGGCGCCTACCTGCAGGCATCACGAGCACTTGCTGAAGACCGGATTAAACTGACAGGGTCTCTCCGCTATGACAAGAATGAAAACTTTGATGGGCAGTTCAGTCCGCGTATTTCGTCAGTATTCACGGTAGCTCCCAATCACAATATCCGGGCTTCTTTCCAAACCGGTTTCAGAAACCCCACCACCCAGGGACAATATATAGATCTCAATGTGATCACAGCCAGGCTACTGGGCGGTTTGCCGCAGTTTGCCGAAAAATATAGCATCACCGAGAATGCTTATACTTTCGGTTCCGTTCAAAACTTTACTAATGACCTGCTTGAAACCGGAACTCCCGATATAAGCCTTCTTGAGCCCTTTACTAGTTTTGATCGCGTCAAGCCCGAACAGATCCAGGCTTATGAAATCGGTTATAAAGCCATCATTGCTGAGAGACTCTTCTTCGATGCTGCCTATTACTATAATATTTACAATGATTTCATAACCCAGATTCGGGTACGAAAAGCATCAGGACCCTTTACCGGGGACCCTGTAAATGATCAGGCGGTAATCGGTTCTCTGCTGTCAGGTGACTTTACCAATACCTATCAGATTTACACGAACAATGATAACCAGGTAGAAGCCCAGGGAGCAGTAGTAGGCCTGAATTACACCACGCCAAGCGGTTACCGGCTCGGTTTTAATTACAACTGGAATAAGCTGATCACTGATGATCTGGGAACTTTCCAGTATGATTTCAATACTCCCGAACACAAAATCAACGTGACCTTTGGGAACAGAAAGCTGGTTGATAACTTCGGTTTCAATATTTCCTACCGCTGGCAGGATGAATTCAGATGGGAATCATCTTTTGTTAATACCGATGTTGCTGCTGTCTCCACTATTGACGCACAGATCAACTACGCCATCCCCCAGTACAATGCTTCTATTAAATTGGGTGGATCAAATCTGACCAATGAACAATATGTACTGAATGGCGGTGGTCCTGAGCTCGGAGCTATCTACTATGTCTCTCTGACTTTTGACCAACTATTTAGATAA
- a CDS encoding SixA phosphatase family protein, whose protein sequence is MKRYFLFNLFLLLFFSTSFITNAHAQELTTFILVRHAEKVDTDDSDPALSEEGISRALRLDAHLRHTELSAIYSTPFLRTRSTVQPVADTHGLPILDYDPFSGDLIEELETSQRGGTILIVGHSNTIPDLVNRLLDSSDMEQLEESEYDKLFIITVSEIGDGTFLELTY, encoded by the coding sequence ATGAAAAGGTATTTCCTATTTAACCTATTCCTGCTTCTCTTTTTTTCAACCTCATTTATTACCAATGCCCATGCTCAGGAACTGACCACATTTATACTGGTACGTCATGCCGAGAAAGTGGATACCGATGATAGCGACCCTGCACTGAGTGAAGAAGGAATATCAAGGGCCCTCAGACTGGATGCCCATCTCAGACATACTGAACTTTCAGCCATTTACTCCACTCCCTTTCTTAGAACTCGCAGTACCGTTCAGCCTGTGGCCGACACTCATGGTCTACCGATATTGGATTATGATCCCTTCTCCGGAGATCTCATTGAAGAATTGGAGACAAGTCAACGAGGAGGAACCATTCTTATAGTCGGGCACTCCAATACCATACCCGATTTGGTAAACAGGCTGTTAGACAGTAGTGATATGGAACAACTCGAGGAGTCGGAATACGATAAACTATTCATTATAACCGTATCTGAAATCGGTGACGGGACCTTCTTGGAACTCACCTACTAA